A region of Paractinoplanes abujensis DNA encodes the following proteins:
- the fliW gene encoding flagellar assembly protein FliW: MTTRTATRPIEATMSDPSLGLPTITMAVPMPGFPAHREFVLVRLNEDGLLYAFTSTEDPDLRFLVAPPEPFFPDYAPEIEADVFAALNTKDADRLLLLTVITAGANETTANLMAPIVVDRDSMRAMQVVLSGTGFPVRAVMNPVY, encoded by the coding sequence ATGACTACTCGTACCGCTACCCGACCGATCGAGGCCACGATGTCCGACCCGTCGCTGGGTCTGCCGACCATCACGATGGCGGTGCCCATGCCCGGCTTCCCGGCGCATCGGGAGTTCGTGCTCGTGCGGCTCAACGAAGACGGCCTGCTCTACGCGTTCACGTCCACCGAGGACCCCGACCTGCGCTTCCTCGTGGCGCCGCCGGAGCCCTTCTTCCCGGACTACGCGCCCGAGATCGAGGCCGACGTCTTCGCCGCGCTCAACACGAAGGACGCGGACCGTCTGCTGCTGCTGACGGTCATCACGGCCGGCGCCAACGAGACCACGGCGAACCTGATGGCCCCGATCGTGGTCGACCGGGACAGCATGCGCGCCATGCAGGTGGTGCTGAGCGGCACGGGTTTCCCCGTCCGCGCGGTCATGAACCCGGTCTACTGA
- a CDS encoding class I SAM-dependent methyltransferase: MKPVGAITRGTTNPNRLRRVDNYVAYRCGELLRAAADPLVIDLGYGATPVTAVELRSRLATAVRPDVTVVGLEIDPVRVAAAQPHAEPPHLLFRRGGFELAGLRPVVVRAFNVLRQYAEDEVAAAWTAMTATGAVLVEGTCDELGRIATWTVVEAGEPATLTFSARLSDLEHPATFAERLPKALIHHNVPGEPVHTLLRALGRAWETEATPFGPRQRWLATCRRMRAEGWPVLDGPARWRLGELTVPYASSSSPSTERSV; encoded by the coding sequence GTGAAGCCGGTCGGCGCGATCACCCGGGGGACGACCAATCCCAACCGGCTCCGTCGCGTCGACAACTACGTGGCGTACCGGTGCGGTGAGCTGCTGCGGGCGGCGGCCGATCCGCTGGTGATCGACCTGGGTTACGGCGCCACCCCGGTCACCGCCGTCGAGCTGCGCAGCCGGCTGGCCACCGCCGTGCGTCCCGACGTCACGGTGGTGGGTCTGGAGATCGATCCCGTACGGGTGGCGGCCGCCCAGCCGCACGCCGAGCCCCCGCACCTGCTGTTCCGGCGCGGCGGTTTCGAGCTGGCCGGTCTGCGCCCGGTGGTGGTGCGCGCGTTCAACGTGTTGCGGCAGTACGCCGAGGACGAGGTGGCCGCGGCCTGGACGGCGATGACCGCGACCGGGGCCGTGCTGGTCGAGGGCACGTGCGACGAGCTGGGCCGGATCGCGACGTGGACCGTGGTCGAGGCAGGGGAACCGGCGACGCTCACTTTTTCCGCCCGTTTGTCCGATCTGGAGCACCCCGCGACGTTCGCCGAGCGGCTGCCCAAGGCGTTGATCCACCACAACGTGCCGGGCGAGCCCGTGCACACGTTGCTGCGGGCGCTGGGCCGGGCCTGGGAGACCGAGGCGACCCCGTTCGGACCGCGGCAGCGCTGGCTGGCGACCTGCCGGCGGATGCGCGCGGAGGGCTGGCCGGTGCTCGACGGGCCGGCCCGCTGGCGGCTGGGCGAGCTGACCGTGCCCTACGCTTCGTCGTCCTCGCCCAGCACCGAGCGCAGCGTCTGA
- a CDS encoding YbjN domain-containing protein — MVTDLIEKVLTDRELEWESTGPGAYVVTLPGTHKLKTAVNLIAGEHALRIEAFVMRRPDERHEELWAWLLRRNARMYGVSFSIDAAGDVYLTGRVSLGGLDEDELDRLLGSVLTYADESFDTMLEIGFGTSIRREWEWRVKRGESLANLQAFKHLAPSPED, encoded by the coding sequence ATGGTGACCGATCTGATCGAGAAGGTGCTGACCGACCGCGAGCTCGAGTGGGAGAGCACCGGCCCCGGCGCCTACGTCGTCACGCTGCCCGGCACGCACAAGCTCAAGACCGCGGTCAACCTGATCGCCGGCGAGCACGCGCTGCGCATCGAGGCATTCGTCATGCGCCGTCCCGACGAGCGGCACGAGGAGCTGTGGGCGTGGCTGCTGCGCAGAAACGCCCGCATGTACGGGGTCTCGTTCTCCATCGACGCGGCCGGTGACGTCTACCTCACCGGGCGGGTGTCGCTCGGCGGCCTCGACGAGGACGAGCTCGACCGGCTCCTCGGGTCGGTTCTGACGTACGCCGATGAATCGTTCGACACGATGCTGGAGATCGGCTTCGGCACGTCCATCCGGCGCGAGTGGGAGTGGCGGGTCAAGCGCGGCGAGTCGCTGGCCAACCTGCAGGCGTTCAAGCACCTCGCGCCCTCCCCCGAGGACTGA
- a CDS encoding SRPBCC family protein, producing MSMVQQAIEVSAPLHTVYEQLAAFENYPQFMSGVQQVTATGHDRTHWVMDVEGHRREFDAQITERTLDERVSWSTMDGPLLAETITLRPMGEMKTQVVAQLEADVAFLMPNDRHGQASLTKRLKSDLTTFKSLVENGRLGASTKKLARPVPSPAAVAARAKNRAHPGAGWGTSAGEHSNASRADLPYHGLSASTMATRVDITSAPGINDSHDLDDVLAPGRRIGRPGAAGAGVGGAAGASARMGGRTDHQDVWGDGMINEEDRGSAHDW from the coding sequence ATGAGCATGGTTCAGCAGGCCATCGAGGTGAGTGCGCCGTTGCACACGGTGTACGAGCAACTCGCCGCGTTCGAGAACTACCCGCAGTTCATGAGCGGCGTGCAGCAGGTGACCGCGACCGGTCACGACCGGACCCACTGGGTCATGGACGTGGAGGGTCACCGGCGCGAGTTCGACGCGCAGATCACCGAGCGCACGCTGGATGAGCGGGTCTCCTGGTCGACCATGGACGGGCCCCTGCTCGCCGAGACCATCACCCTGCGACCCATGGGCGAGATGAAGACCCAGGTGGTGGCGCAGCTGGAGGCCGATGTCGCCTTCCTGATGCCGAACGACCGGCACGGCCAGGCCTCGCTGACCAAGCGCCTGAAGTCCGACCTGACCACCTTCAAGAGCCTGGTCGAGAACGGCCGGCTCGGTGCCAGCACGAAGAAGCTGGCCCGCCCGGTGCCGTCCCCGGCGGCGGTCGCCGCCCGCGCCAAGAACCGCGCACACCCGGGCGCGGGCTGGGGCACCAGCGCCGGTGAGCACAGCAACGCCAGCCGGGCCGACCTGCCGTATCACGGTCTGTCGGCGTCCACGATGGCCACTCGCGTCGACATCACCTCGGCGCCCGGCATCAACGACTCGCACGACCTGGACGACGTGCTGGCTCCCGGGCGCCGGATCGGCCGGCCCGGCGCCGCCGGTGCGGGTGTCGGCGGGGCCGCCGGTGCCAGCGCCCGGATGGGCGGCCGGACCGACCACCAGGACGTCTGGGGCGACGGCATGATCAACGAAGAGGACCGGGGCAGCGCCCACGACTGGTAG
- the flgL gene encoding flagellar hook-associated protein FlgL, with product MTISSRVTDTSMRHRMLGDLNRSMARGQELQKQISSGKQLSKPSDSPTGTVTSLQLRGEMRATQQFSRNADDGLGWLGTIQDKLGDASGQIIRVRDLTVQGLSSANNASAREAIAVEIDNIRQSMIGEANTKYLGRPVFGGTTPGSVAFDETGSYVGNDGQTTRSVGPNAKVRIDTTGAEAYGANGSDTQLFKVLGDISAALRSNDDVALNTGLSNLDTAHDLLKSTLSDVGARYNRITQMKQSADDHLLSVTSQLSDIEDVDLPKAIMELQIQQTSYQAALAASAKVIQPSLIDFLR from the coding sequence ATGACGATTTCCAGCCGGGTCACCGACACCAGCATGCGCCACCGCATGCTGGGTGACCTCAACCGCAGCATGGCCCGGGGCCAGGAGCTGCAAAAACAGATCTCGAGCGGCAAGCAGCTGAGCAAGCCCTCGGATTCGCCGACCGGCACGGTGACGTCGCTGCAGCTGCGTGGCGAGATGCGGGCCACGCAACAGTTCTCCCGCAACGCCGACGACGGACTGGGCTGGCTCGGCACCATCCAGGACAAGCTGGGCGACGCGTCGGGACAGATCATCCGCGTACGGGATCTGACCGTGCAGGGCCTCAGCTCGGCGAACAACGCGTCGGCGCGCGAGGCGATCGCCGTCGAGATCGACAACATCCGTCAGTCGATGATCGGCGAGGCCAACACCAAATACCTCGGCCGGCCCGTCTTCGGCGGGACCACGCCGGGTTCGGTCGCTTTCGACGAAACCGGATCGTACGTCGGTAACGACGGGCAGACGACCCGATCGGTCGGACCGAACGCCAAGGTGCGAATCGACACGACCGGCGCCGAGGCGTACGGAGCGAACGGCAGCGACACACAGCTCTTCAAGGTGCTGGGTGACATTTCGGCGGCCCTTCGCTCCAATGACGACGTTGCCCTGAACACCGGTCTGTCAAATCTAGATACGGCGCACGATTTACTAAAGTCCACCCTTTCGGACGTTGGCGCCCGATATAATCGGATTACGCAGATGAAGCAGTCCGCTGATGATCACTTGCTGTCCGTGACGTCGCAGCTGTCCGATATCGAGGATGTCGACCTGCCCAAGGCGATTATGGAATTGCAGATCCAGCAGACGTCTTATCAGGCCGCCCTGGCCGCCTCGGCCAAGGTGATCCAGCCCTCGCTCATCGATTTCCTGAGGTGA
- a CDS encoding response regulator: protein MSQAPAPETRPTVLVVDDEEDLRDIMRRMLERRGFATLIAGDSQQAIAACREHPGDIDILVTDLGLPGVSGGELSRSATQLRPEMSVVYISGLPKELAVADGLIGEDALLVKKPFSSEVLVQTLRSVLGEDDEA from the coding sequence ATGTCGCAGGCGCCCGCACCCGAGACGCGGCCCACGGTCCTGGTCGTGGACGACGAGGAAGACCTGCGCGACATCATGCGGCGGATGCTCGAGCGCCGCGGCTTCGCCACCCTCATCGCCGGCGACTCCCAGCAGGCCATCGCCGCCTGCCGCGAGCATCCTGGCGACATCGACATCCTGGTCACCGACCTGGGACTGCCCGGCGTCTCGGGCGGCGAGCTGTCCCGGTCGGCCACCCAGCTGCGGCCCGAAATGAGCGTCGTCTACATCTCCGGGCTGCCCAAAGAACTGGCCGTCGCCGACGGTCTCATCGGCGAGGACGCGCTGCTGGTCAAGAAGCCGTTCAGCAGCGAGGTGCTCGTTCAGACGCTGCGCTCGGTGCTGGGCGAGGACGACGAAGCGTAG
- a CDS encoding hydrolase, which yields MGAERESVIGVVSAVDALDLTADAHVHTGFSAGRDAVGVVVSAADRAGLGALTFADQVGPETTWLSTYADSVRRAQRRTEMKLRIAAEVEVVRPDGWLALPPDISYLEALSVAVSRLPLLTGVAGPREVRAMLTAGELSTDQVAEQLVDVTVRGIERASRYAPTQLARPLGLLAQVGLDDAVLGPDLIDALATACRETGTVVEISEAWRSPSPRMVAMLRESGVTLVPASDARYATEVGHWQYVRRV from the coding sequence GTGGGCGCGGAGCGGGAATCAGTGATCGGTGTGGTCAGCGCCGTCGACGCGCTGGATCTGACGGCCGATGCGCATGTGCACACCGGCTTCTCGGCCGGGCGGGACGCCGTCGGTGTGGTCGTCTCGGCGGCCGACCGGGCCGGGCTGGGTGCGCTCACCTTCGCCGACCAGGTGGGGCCGGAGACGACCTGGCTCTCCACCTACGCCGACTCGGTGCGGCGGGCTCAGCGGCGCACGGAGATGAAGCTGCGCATCGCGGCCGAGGTCGAGGTCGTGCGCCCGGACGGCTGGCTGGCCCTGCCGCCCGACATCAGCTACCTCGAGGCCCTCTCCGTCGCCGTGTCGCGTCTGCCGCTGCTGACCGGTGTGGCCGGCCCCCGTGAGGTGCGCGCCATGCTGACCGCGGGCGAGCTCTCCACCGACCAGGTGGCCGAGCAGCTGGTCGACGTGACCGTCCGCGGCATCGAGCGGGCCTCCCGCTACGCTCCGACCCAGCTCGCCCGTCCGCTCGGTCTGCTGGCCCAGGTCGGCTTGGACGACGCCGTGCTCGGTCCCGACCTGATCGACGCGCTGGCCACGGCCTGCCGCGAGACCGGTACCGTGGTCGAGATCAGCGAGGCCTGGCGGTCGCCGTCGCCGCGGATGGTGGCGATGCTGCGTGAGTCCGGGGTGACTCTGGTGCCCGCGAGTGACGCCCGGTACGCCACCGAGGTCGGCCACTGGCAGTACGTCCGCCGGGTCTGA
- a CDS encoding SDR family oxidoreductase produces MQNIAVVTGASSGIGAATARRLATEGFHVVAAARRADRLAALVAEIGPAATAVECDVTSDESVAALATAVGGLGGPVTLLVNNAGGAQGLDPVAAGAVDDWQWMYDVNVLGTLRTTKALLPALEASGAGTIVTVGSTAAFTVYEGGGGYTAAKHAQTALVGTLRLELSGKPVRVIEVDPGMVRTDEFSLKRFGGDQARADAIYEGVREPLVADDIADIIAYAATRPQHVNLDRIVVRPIAQAAQHKVHREK; encoded by the coding sequence ATGCAGAACATCGCAGTGGTGACGGGCGCGTCGAGCGGCATCGGGGCGGCCACCGCCCGCCGCCTCGCGACCGAGGGATTTCACGTCGTCGCGGCGGCCCGGCGGGCCGATCGGCTGGCCGCGCTGGTCGCGGAGATCGGGCCCGCGGCCACCGCGGTCGAGTGCGACGTCACGTCCGACGAGTCGGTGGCGGCGCTGGCCACGGCGGTGGGCGGTCTCGGCGGCCCGGTGACGCTGCTGGTCAACAACGCGGGCGGCGCGCAGGGGCTCGACCCCGTGGCGGCGGGGGCGGTCGACGACTGGCAGTGGATGTACGACGTGAACGTGCTGGGCACCCTCCGGACGACCAAGGCGCTGCTCCCGGCTCTGGAGGCGAGCGGGGCGGGGACGATCGTGACGGTCGGTTCGACCGCGGCGTTCACGGTCTACGAGGGTGGTGGCGGCTACACAGCGGCCAAACACGCCCAGACGGCCCTGGTCGGCACGCTGCGGCTGGAACTGTCGGGCAAGCCCGTACGGGTCATCGAGGTCGATCCGGGCATGGTGCGCACCGACGAGTTCTCGCTCAAGCGGTTCGGCGGTGATCAGGCCCGGGCGGACGCGATCTACGAAGGCGTACGGGAACCGCTCGTGGCCGACGACATCGCGGACATCATCGCGTACGCCGCGACCCGCCCCCAGCACGTGAACCTGGACCGCATCGTGGTGCGTCCCATCGCGCAGGCGGCCCAGCACAAGGTGCACCGGGAGAAGTAG
- the mshA gene encoding D-inositol-3-phosphate glycosyltransferase, which produces MAEWPTPRRIATLSVHTSPLEQPGTGDAGGMNVYIVEVSKRLARLGVEVEIFTRATRSELPPVVEMTPGVTVRHITSGPFEGLSKEELPAQLCAFTNGVLRAEAARPPGHYDLIHSHYWLSGQVGWLARERWGVPHVHTAHTLAKVKNRLIAAGDRPEPKARVIGEEQVIAESDRLVANTRFEAQDLVTYYDADPARTAVVQPGVDLGRFCPGPADRARFGLPERGKVVAFVGRIQPLKAPDVLVSALADMAPDSRLVICGGPSGSGLDRPSALIELAASLGVSDRVVFLPPQNGAGLAALYRSADVVAVPSYNESFGLVALEAQACGTPVVAAAVGGLVTAVRHGVSGVLVDGHDPREWAHRLDDLLAAPRELRRLSAGAVAHAAGFSWDRTAEGLLAVYRGAVTEHRALIAERLEAYAW; this is translated from the coding sequence GTGGCAGAATGGCCGACCCCGCGGCGCATCGCCACCCTCTCGGTTCACACGTCCCCGCTCGAGCAGCCGGGCACCGGCGACGCCGGCGGCATGAACGTGTACATCGTCGAGGTGTCGAAGCGGCTGGCCCGCCTCGGCGTCGAGGTCGAGATCTTCACCCGCGCCACCCGCAGCGAACTACCCCCCGTCGTCGAGATGACTCCCGGCGTCACGGTCCGGCACATCACGTCGGGCCCGTTCGAGGGGCTGTCGAAGGAGGAGCTGCCCGCCCAGCTCTGCGCGTTCACCAACGGCGTGCTGCGGGCCGAGGCGGCCCGTCCACCGGGTCACTACGACCTGATCCACTCGCACTACTGGCTCTCCGGGCAGGTCGGCTGGCTGGCCCGGGAACGCTGGGGCGTGCCGCACGTGCACACGGCGCACACCCTGGCCAAGGTCAAGAACAGGCTGATCGCGGCCGGTGACCGCCCCGAGCCCAAGGCCCGGGTGATCGGCGAGGAACAGGTGATCGCCGAGTCCGACCGGCTGGTCGCCAACACCCGGTTCGAGGCGCAGGACCTGGTGACCTACTACGACGCCGACCCGGCCCGCACGGCCGTCGTGCAGCCCGGCGTCGACCTCGGCCGGTTCTGTCCCGGCCCGGCCGACCGGGCCCGGTTCGGGCTGCCCGAGCGGGGCAAGGTGGTCGCGTTCGTGGGCCGGATCCAGCCCCTGAAAGCACCCGACGTGCTGGTCTCGGCGCTGGCCGACATGGCGCCCGACTCCCGGCTGGTCATCTGCGGCGGCCCGAGCGGCTCCGGGCTCGACCGGCCGAGCGCACTGATCGAGCTGGCTGCCTCGCTCGGGGTCAGCGACCGGGTCGTCTTCCTGCCCCCGCAGAACGGCGCCGGGCTGGCCGCCCTCTACCGCAGCGCCGACGTGGTGGCCGTGCCGTCCTACAACGAGTCGTTCGGGCTCGTCGCGCTGGAGGCGCAGGCCTGCGGCACGCCGGTGGTGGCGGCCGCGGTCGGTGGGCTGGTCACCGCCGTACGTCATGGGGTGAGCGGGGTGCTGGTCGACGGGCACGACCCGCGGGAGTGGGCTCACCGGCTCGACGACCTGCTGGCCGCGCCGCGTGAACTCCGGCGGCTGTCGGCCGGGGCGGTCGCGCACGCCGCCGGCTTCTCCTGGGACCGTACGGCCGAGGGGTTGCTCGCCGTCTACCGTGGGGCGGTGACCGAGCACCGCGCCCTGATCGCCGAGCGCCTGGAGGCGTACGCATGGTGA
- a CDS encoding DUF7455 domain-containing protein, with amino-acid sequence MSSLLSPEITTVASLTERCDRCSAAAKLVVTLSSGGELAFCGHHGNRHHEDIVKVAERIVLEDGYEWAGK; translated from the coding sequence ATGTCCAGCCTGCTGTCGCCCGAGATCACTACCGTTGCTTCGCTGACCGAGCGCTGCGACCGTTGCAGCGCCGCCGCCAAGCTGGTGGTCACGCTGTCCAGCGGCGGCGAGCTGGCGTTCTGCGGACACCACGGCAACCGTCACCACGAGGACATCGTCAAGGTGGCCGAGCGCATCGTCCTCGAGGACGGCTACGAGTGGGCCGGAAAGTAA
- a CDS encoding GNAT family N-acetyltransferase encodes MPELQPLRADHAAAVLTFERANRAYFAASVTDRGDGYFDGFAQRHAALLAEQAAGVCAFYVLVDDDGTVIGRFNLYDIENHSADLGYRVAEHVSGRGIATAAVRELCTLAATRHDLHKLRAATAHENVASRRVLTKAGFAPAGPATPADLGGKQGTWFERNLTSPR; translated from the coding sequence ATGCCTGAGCTGCAGCCGTTGCGCGCCGATCATGCCGCCGCGGTCCTGACCTTCGAGCGGGCCAACCGTGCCTACTTCGCGGCCTCGGTCACCGACCGCGGCGACGGCTACTTCGACGGGTTCGCCCAGCGGCACGCGGCCTTGCTGGCCGAGCAGGCGGCCGGCGTGTGCGCGTTCTACGTGCTCGTCGACGACGACGGCACGGTCATCGGCCGCTTCAACCTGTACGACATCGAGAACCACTCCGCGGACCTCGGCTATCGGGTGGCCGAGCACGTCTCCGGCCGCGGCATCGCCACCGCGGCCGTCCGCGAACTGTGCACCCTGGCCGCGACCAGGCACGACCTGCACAAGCTGCGGGCGGCCACCGCCCACGAGAATGTCGCCTCCCGCCGGGTGCTGACCAAGGCCGGATTTGCCCCGGCCGGCCCGGCCACCCCAGCCGATCTGGGCGGCAAGCAGGGCACGTGGTTCGAGCGCAACCTGACATCCCCGCGCTGA
- a CDS encoding PAS domain-containing sensor histidine kinase, whose translation MHDAARDLGRLSRLTAGCAGVAVTVFGTTALLMSLKGAPPDGFLADPAAALVPAGVALLLQALPVHSRSAGRVVHGSAILLTLAAAALCLAAFPRHAAASAATLLAIAVLVLLGQLIRTLVGADRRRRELAGFTDTLFQSMNEAVMVLDANYRLIDVNRRWRELTGHDADEPVRLDPPPVPPASGGDWLLPRVDGGSVPVLASVAPIPDEQGTPRAYVATYVDIADRKRAEETLSEKAAELERGNARLREANTRLETALTFKNDLTAMLTHDVAQPISSIASLAELLHADWADLPDDIRLELATKIDKNTQRLIKMMNDLQLLFRLDMGSITARRVPVPLHEVAAGVAAASTAAPDEVLIEIDDEPAALADRGHVTAVLQNLVTNAVAYGAAPIVISAARHGEQVDLIVQDSGHGIPDELLPNLFGRFMRGSGLGLFIVRHLVEANGGAVRYEHADPHGARLIVTWESAAG comes from the coding sequence GTGCATGATGCGGCGCGTGATCTGGGCAGGCTCTCCCGTCTGACCGCGGGCTGTGCCGGCGTCGCGGTCACCGTTTTCGGCACCACGGCCCTGCTCATGTCACTGAAAGGCGCTCCGCCGGACGGCTTCCTCGCCGATCCGGCGGCCGCGCTCGTCCCGGCCGGAGTCGCTCTGCTGCTGCAAGCGCTCCCGGTGCACAGCCGGTCCGCCGGCCGGGTCGTGCACGGCTCGGCCATCCTGTTGACGCTCGCCGCGGCCGCCCTCTGCCTGGCCGCGTTTCCCCGGCACGCTGCCGCCTCCGCGGCCACCCTGCTCGCGATCGCCGTGCTCGTGCTGCTCGGCCAGCTGATCCGTACGCTGGTAGGCGCCGACCGCCGCCGGCGTGAGCTCGCCGGGTTCACCGACACGCTGTTCCAGTCGATGAACGAGGCCGTCATGGTGCTCGACGCCAACTACCGGCTGATCGACGTGAACCGCCGCTGGCGCGAGCTCACCGGCCACGACGCCGACGAACCCGTACGCCTCGACCCCCCACCCGTCCCGCCCGCGTCCGGCGGGGACTGGCTGCTCCCCCGCGTCGACGGCGGCTCGGTGCCGGTGCTGGCCAGCGTGGCCCCCATTCCGGACGAGCAGGGCACGCCCCGGGCCTACGTGGCGACGTACGTCGACATCGCCGACCGCAAGCGGGCCGAGGAGACGCTCAGCGAGAAGGCGGCCGAACTGGAGCGCGGCAACGCCCGGCTGCGCGAGGCCAACACCCGGCTCGAGACGGCGCTGACCTTCAAGAACGACCTCACGGCGATGCTGACCCATGACGTCGCGCAGCCGATCAGCTCGATCGCCAGCCTGGCCGAGCTGCTCCACGCCGACTGGGCCGATCTGCCCGACGACATCCGGCTGGAGCTCGCCACCAAGATCGACAAGAACACCCAGCGGCTGATCAAGATGATGAACGATCTGCAGCTGCTGTTCCGGCTCGACATGGGCTCGATCACCGCGCGCCGGGTCCCGGTGCCCCTGCACGAGGTGGCGGCCGGGGTCGCCGCGGCGTCGACGGCGGCTCCGGACGAGGTGCTGATCGAGATCGACGACGAGCCGGCCGCGCTGGCCGACCGGGGCCACGTCACCGCCGTACTGCAAAATCTGGTCACCAACGCCGTCGCGTACGGGGCCGCGCCGATCGTGATCTCGGCGGCGCGGCACGGCGAGCAGGTCGACCTGATCGTCCAGGACAGCGGCCACGGCATCCCCGACGAGCTGCTGCCCAACCTGTTCGGCCGGTTCATGCGCGGCTCGGGGCTGGGGCTGTTCATCGTGCGGCACCTGGTCGAGGCCAACGGGGGCGCCGTGCGCTACGAGCACGCGGACCCGCACGGGGCCCGGCTGATCGTGACCTGGGAGTCAGCAGCCGGATAG
- a CDS encoding methyl-accepting chemotaxis protein, giving the protein MIVVVGAVALAALAAISLSGQGRLAEQGRNVSNLQACQAAMNHLDTRQSELKVDAYRSALGQDVSQDVVDDVQSAAEAADGVAGCGLPGDMAQTFTEDRPAFVDFGQFISDFVASGDKRTRIGEIAERNNVTDDKLGALIDRVTAAVETEEGDMASTISQTRTLSIVVALVGLVLLIGLAIPLARSILVPVRTLGAVIDALARGDLTGRSGITSRDELGRMAAGLDGALESIRGSLETIGRDADALAGAAGELSAVAAQIAEAAGNTDRQTAAASAEADEISRNVQTVAAGSEEMGLAIREISRNTSESAQIASIAVSEAARATETVRQLGDSSAEIGNVIKLITSIAEQTNLLALNATIEAARAGEAGKGFAVVASEVKDLAQETARATEDIGTRVAAIQQDTGGAVEVISRISEVIGQINDFQTTIASAVEQQTATTGEMSRSIAEVAGGSARIAANISDVSAASAAAVQGVEQTKQASNGVARTADDLRSLVSSFRI; this is encoded by the coding sequence ATGATCGTCGTAGTGGGCGCCGTCGCGTTGGCCGCACTGGCTGCTATCTCGCTGTCCGGCCAGGGCCGGCTGGCCGAGCAGGGCCGCAACGTCTCGAACCTGCAGGCCTGCCAGGCGGCGATGAACCACCTCGACACCCGCCAGAGCGAGCTGAAGGTGGACGCCTACCGGTCGGCGCTGGGCCAGGACGTGAGCCAGGACGTCGTCGACGACGTGCAGTCGGCCGCCGAGGCCGCGGACGGGGTGGCCGGCTGCGGACTGCCCGGCGACATGGCGCAGACGTTCACCGAGGACCGCCCCGCCTTCGTCGACTTCGGCCAGTTCATCTCCGACTTCGTGGCCTCCGGGGACAAGCGCACCCGGATCGGGGAGATCGCCGAGCGCAACAACGTCACCGACGACAAGCTGGGCGCGCTGATCGACCGGGTCACCGCCGCCGTCGAGACCGAGGAGGGCGACATGGCCTCCACGATCAGTCAGACGCGTACCCTCTCGATCGTCGTCGCCCTCGTCGGGCTGGTGCTCCTGATCGGCCTGGCCATTCCGCTCGCCCGCTCGATCCTGGTGCCGGTGCGCACCCTGGGGGCCGTCATCGACGCGCTCGCCCGCGGCGACCTGACCGGCCGCAGCGGCATCACCAGCCGTGACGAGCTGGGCCGGATGGCCGCCGGCCTGGACGGCGCGCTGGAATCGATCCGCGGCTCGCTCGAGACGATCGGGCGGGACGCGGACGCGCTGGCCGGTGCGGCCGGTGAACTGTCGGCAGTGGCCGCGCAGATCGCCGAGGCGGCCGGCAACACCGACCGGCAGACCGCGGCGGCCTCGGCCGAAGCCGACGAGATCTCACGCAACGTGCAGACGGTGGCGGCCGGTTCCGAGGAGATGGGCCTGGCCATCCGCGAGATCTCCCGCAACACCAGCGAATCGGCGCAGATCGCCTCGATCGCGGTGTCCGAGGCGGCCCGGGCCACCGAGACCGTGCGCCAGCTGGGCGACTCGTCGGCCGAGATCGGCAACGTGATCAAACTGATCACCTCGATCGCCGAGCAGACCAACCTGCTCGCCCTGAACGCCACGATCGAGGCGGCCCGCGCGGGTGAGGCCGGCAAGGGCTTCGCCGTGGTCGCCAGCGAGGTCAAGGACCTGGCCCAGGAGACCGCCCGCGCGACCGAGGACATCGGCACCCGCGTCGCCGCGATCCAACAGGACACCGGCGGCGCGGTCGAGGTCATCTCGCGGATCAGCGAGGTCATCGGCCAGATCAACGACTTCCAGACCACTATCGCGTCGGCGGTCGAGCAGCAGACGGCCACCACCGGCGAGATGAGCCGGAGCATCGCCGAGGTGGCCGGCGGATCGGCCCGGATCGCGGCCAACATCTCCGACGTCTCCGCCGCCAGCGCGGCCGCCGTACAGGGCGTCGAACAGACCAAGCAGGCGTCCAACGGCGTCGCCCGCACCGCCGACGACCTGCGTTCCCTGGTCAGCTCGTTCCGCATCTGA
- the csrA gene encoding carbon storage regulator CsrA, translating to MLVLTRRSGESVMIGNDVVITVLEARGDVIRLGIQAPRDVQVHREEVYRELQASNREAASPTQDEVQAVSKMLKPSATSD from the coding sequence ATGCTCGTACTGACCCGGCGCTCCGGGGAGAGCGTGATGATCGGCAACGATGTCGTCATCACTGTGCTCGAGGCGCGTGGAGACGTGATCCGGCTGGGCATCCAGGCTCCGCGTGACGTGCAGGTGCATCGCGAGGAGGTGTACCGGGAGCTGCAGGCCTCGAACCGGGAGGCCGCCTCGCCCACACAGGACGAGGTGCAGGCGGTCAGCAAGATGCTGAAGCCGTCGGCCACATCGGACTGA